Proteins from a genomic interval of Rhizobium rhododendri:
- a CDS encoding amino acid ABC transporter permease translates to MTLWNWSGFFGYLVNPFILGGVFTTVWLTVVSLMTGLIIGFALALMRRSQVRALYYLAKAYIWLFRGTPLLVQLIAIYTALPLFGIKFTVLESALIGLALNEAAYLAEIIRAGIEAVPDGQTRAARALGMTERQIMRYIVMPQAFKVIIPPLGNSVNGLLKTTSVTSVISVEELLRRTQVLIQERFMVLELFAVAAIYYLLLTTLWDFFQNHIEKRLGHAESRLSANQRR, encoded by the coding sequence ATGACGCTTTGGAACTGGTCCGGCTTCTTCGGGTACCTCGTCAATCCCTTCATTCTCGGCGGCGTATTCACCACGGTCTGGTTGACCGTCGTCTCGCTGATGACCGGCTTGATAATCGGGTTTGCGCTTGCTTTGATGCGGCGGTCGCAGGTCCGGGCGCTCTATTACCTCGCCAAGGCGTACATCTGGCTGTTCCGCGGGACGCCTCTTCTGGTCCAATTGATTGCGATTTACACCGCGCTTCCGCTCTTCGGCATCAAGTTCACGGTGCTTGAGTCGGCGCTCATCGGACTGGCGTTGAACGAGGCCGCCTACCTGGCCGAGATCATACGCGCGGGCATCGAGGCCGTGCCGGACGGACAGACGAGAGCCGCGCGGGCGCTCGGTATGACGGAGCGACAGATCATGCGCTACATCGTCATGCCGCAGGCCTTCAAGGTGATCATTCCGCCGCTCGGCAATTCGGTCAACGGCCTTCTCAAGACAACCTCAGTTACCTCGGTCATTTCGGTCGAGGAGCTTTTAAGGCGGACGCAGGTGCTGATCCAGGAGCGGTTCATGGTGCTCGAACTCTTCGCCGTGGCAGCGATCTACTATCTTCTTCTTACCACCCTCTGGGATTTTTTCCAGAATCACATCGAAAAGCGCTTGGGCCATGCCGAATCGCGGCTATCGGCGAACCAACGACGCTAA
- the dapA gene encoding 4-hydroxy-tetrahydrodipicolinate synthase yields the protein MTSKFRGVYTVMITPLDEDGAVDLTALAAFTDWQIREGIHGLIPLGSTGEFLSLSEDERDGVARTVIETAAGRVPVLIGTGAEDTRECVRLSKKAEEMGADGVMIIPPFYSTPTDDEIVHHYRTVASSISIPIMVYNNPATANVDLKPELVKRIAAIEGCDYIKESTLEVTRVRDIIRLAGDNMTVFGGILGFESFVLGAQGWVAVASNVAPGPMARIFELVADEKNIDEARALYLKWLPVIQAVGGQAYVAGSKSLLNHMGFGAGQPRPPRLPLPAAQDAAIKKMVADFCLSFHA from the coding sequence ATGACCTCGAAATTTCGCGGCGTTTACACCGTGATGATTACACCGTTGGACGAAGACGGTGCTGTTGATCTGACGGCACTCGCCGCCTTTACCGACTGGCAGATCCGCGAAGGCATTCACGGTCTCATTCCCCTTGGTTCCACGGGCGAGTTCCTGTCTCTCAGCGAAGACGAGCGGGATGGTGTTGCGAGGACCGTCATCGAGACGGCCGCGGGGCGTGTTCCGGTATTGATCGGCACTGGCGCGGAGGACACCAGGGAATGTGTCCGGCTCAGCAAGAAGGCGGAAGAGATGGGTGCGGACGGGGTAATGATCATCCCGCCATTCTATTCTACGCCTACCGATGACGAGATCGTCCATCACTACAGGACTGTCGCATCGTCGATCTCCATTCCGATCATGGTCTATAACAATCCGGCGACCGCCAATGTCGATCTCAAGCCAGAACTGGTGAAGCGGATCGCGGCGATCGAAGGCTGTGACTACATAAAGGAGTCGACACTGGAGGTCACCCGTGTCCGTGACATTATCCGTCTGGCCGGTGACAACATGACCGTATTTGGCGGCATCCTGGGTTTCGAGTCCTTCGTTCTTGGCGCGCAGGGCTGGGTTGCCGTCGCCTCGAACGTCGCTCCGGGGCCGATGGCGCGGATATTCGAGCTGGTTGCTGACGAGAAGAACATCGACGAAGCAAGAGCGCTTTATCTGAAGTGGCTTCCGGTCATCCAGGCCGTCGGAGGTCAGGCCTACGTTGCAGGATCGAAGTCGCTTCTCAATCACATGGGATTCGGAGCGGGACAGCCGCGGCCGCCGCGCCTGCCGTTGCCGGCTGCACAGGATGCTGCGATAAAGAAGATGGTTGCCGACTTCTGCCTCAGCTTCCACGCCTAA
- a CDS encoding FAD-dependent oxidoreductase, whose protein sequence is MPDILTKTPEVGLINLFVDGVGIAVEKGLSVAAAIEASGSHGFSRGLKGEPRGLFCGMGACQDCLVAVDGRLSQRACMTIVADGMRIERPSPRAEISSSGIADLCDVPSSLPTRVMDMLVVGAGPAGLAAAQAAVAAGASVTIVDERATPGGQYFKQPSSDHAKEHLRGDAQASQGADLIRLLEKSGVAILRGTMVWGAQLNEDGKATIGCFGPDGAFYCQPKFLIIATGAYERPAAVPGWTLPGAMTAGAAQTLLRSYATVPGKRIVVTGNGPLNIQVANEIRKAGGIVVALADKAAPPWKSPGAGAQLFAADATLALLGCRQLSALRSAGTKVFWETTLKAIHGREKVESVTISGPKGERTIDADAVLIGGDFTPSNELSRLLGCGHEVVGGELSAICGEGGETTIEGIHVIGEAARFGGAYVAMAEGRLAGLAVAKKLGLDASPDIKAQRRLGRHRAFQKALWNLFAPIENAVQIQPPETIVCRCEGVTLGTLQAISARSANDVATVKRLSRAGMGRCQGRYCSKRVANVVGETRRGSETQGFLAPQMPLRPLPLAALAVEKPEWGGHKRAMLPERSPRVEIVPLPISSISTLVIGAGIAGLSTALFLARAGEDVAIVERAFPNSLASGGNAGSLHAQLLSFDHGSRAEAGGGPAVQTLPLQRDSIRLWADLQKELGRDFEMKVTGGVMVAETDAHMRFLAAKVAAERGAGIDSRLIDRDELRHIEPHLSPDFVGAAYCSQEGKINPLVATQYVLEAAQQQGAHVFERCEVLSIASVASGGFDVRTSRGNIRVKRVINAAGAFASRIGAMLGLDIPVFGAPLQMVVTEAAAPLITCLVAHADRHLTLKQAFNGNFIIGGGWTAGLDPVHQHPRPSFSSLEGNLWVAQHVVPALRKLNVIRSWAAMNINIDGAPILGEHPSQPGFFNAVTSNGYTLGPLIGHLTAQLVLGRETGQALQPFSISRFSKGRS, encoded by the coding sequence ATGCCCGACATTCTCACCAAAACTCCAGAAGTCGGGCTGATCAACCTCTTTGTAGATGGCGTCGGCATCGCCGTCGAGAAGGGCCTGTCTGTAGCAGCCGCGATCGAGGCATCGGGCTCTCACGGATTTTCCCGAGGTCTAAAGGGAGAGCCGCGCGGTCTTTTCTGCGGCATGGGCGCGTGTCAGGACTGCCTCGTCGCGGTCGACGGCAGACTGAGCCAGCGGGCATGCATGACGATCGTCGCGGACGGAATGCGCATTGAACGCCCTTCACCTCGGGCTGAGATCTCGTCGTCGGGCATCGCCGATCTCTGCGACGTCCCTTCGTCGCTCCCTACGCGCGTGATGGACATGCTGGTGGTGGGGGCGGGACCCGCGGGTCTCGCCGCTGCCCAAGCGGCTGTCGCGGCGGGCGCAAGCGTCACGATTGTAGACGAGCGAGCCACGCCCGGTGGCCAATACTTCAAGCAACCGTCGAGCGACCATGCGAAAGAGCATCTGCGTGGTGACGCGCAGGCGAGCCAGGGTGCCGATCTAATTCGCTTGCTCGAGAAAAGCGGCGTCGCCATTCTCAGGGGTACCATGGTCTGGGGTGCTCAGCTGAACGAGGATGGTAAAGCGACTATCGGATGCTTCGGGCCTGACGGTGCATTCTACTGCCAGCCGAAATTTTTGATCATAGCGACAGGTGCTTACGAACGACCCGCCGCCGTGCCGGGTTGGACCTTGCCTGGTGCGATGACAGCAGGTGCGGCACAGACGCTGCTCAGAAGCTATGCGACCGTTCCGGGAAAGCGGATCGTCGTCACCGGGAATGGCCCTTTGAACATTCAGGTGGCAAACGAGATCCGCAAGGCGGGCGGTATAGTTGTCGCTCTTGCCGATAAGGCGGCGCCACCGTGGAAGTCGCCTGGAGCCGGCGCGCAACTCTTTGCTGCCGATGCCACGCTTGCGTTACTGGGCTGTCGTCAACTCTCGGCGTTGCGATCTGCCGGAACGAAGGTCTTCTGGGAGACCACCCTCAAAGCGATTCACGGGCGTGAGAAGGTGGAGAGCGTCACCATCTCGGGGCCAAAGGGTGAGCGAACTATAGACGCTGACGCTGTATTGATCGGCGGCGACTTCACCCCATCCAACGAATTGTCCCGACTGCTTGGATGCGGCCATGAAGTCGTCGGTGGCGAGCTGTCCGCGATCTGCGGCGAGGGTGGCGAGACCACGATAGAAGGTATCCACGTCATCGGTGAAGCTGCTCGCTTCGGTGGGGCGTATGTTGCAATGGCAGAAGGGCGTCTAGCGGGCTTGGCCGTTGCGAAAAAGCTCGGTCTGGATGCCTCGCCAGATATCAAGGCGCAGCGACGACTCGGTCGCCATCGCGCATTTCAGAAGGCACTCTGGAACCTGTTCGCGCCAATCGAGAATGCGGTACAAATTCAGCCGCCGGAGACCATCGTCTGCCGCTGCGAAGGTGTCACTCTAGGGACATTGCAGGCAATCAGCGCGCGTAGCGCAAATGACGTCGCGACGGTGAAGCGGCTGTCACGTGCTGGTATGGGTCGTTGCCAAGGACGCTACTGTAGTAAGCGCGTGGCGAACGTAGTGGGCGAGACTCGTCGAGGCAGCGAAACTCAGGGTTTCCTTGCCCCTCAGATGCCACTTCGTCCTCTTCCGCTTGCAGCACTTGCGGTCGAGAAACCGGAATGGGGTGGTCATAAAAGGGCCATGCTGCCAGAGAGGTCACCCCGTGTCGAGATTGTGCCTTTACCCATATCGAGCATTTCGACGCTAGTCATCGGGGCAGGGATCGCAGGCCTGTCCACGGCGCTTTTTCTTGCCAGAGCCGGCGAAGATGTCGCAATCGTCGAACGCGCCTTCCCTAACTCGTTGGCGTCGGGCGGCAACGCGGGCAGTCTTCACGCCCAACTGCTTTCCTTCGATCACGGCAGCCGCGCCGAGGCCGGGGGAGGGCCTGCAGTGCAAACTTTGCCGTTGCAGCGCGATTCCATTCGCCTGTGGGCCGACTTGCAGAAGGAACTCGGCCGGGATTTCGAAATGAAAGTGACAGGCGGCGTCATGGTTGCCGAGACCGACGCGCATATGCGCTTTCTTGCGGCCAAGGTGGCGGCAGAACGTGGAGCTGGCATCGACAGTCGACTGATCGACCGTGACGAGCTTCGCCATATCGAGCCGCATCTGTCGCCGGACTTCGTCGGTGCAGCCTATTGCTCGCAGGAAGGCAAGATCAATCCGCTCGTTGCCACGCAATACGTTCTCGAAGCGGCGCAACAGCAAGGTGCCCACGTGTTCGAGCGCTGCGAGGTCCTCTCCATCGCCTCGGTAGCCTCCGGAGGCTTCGACGTGAGAACGTCGCGCGGCAACATTCGAGTAAAACGCGTCATCAATGCCGCCGGCGCGTTCGCCTCACGCATCGGCGCAATGCTTGGTCTTGATATCCCCGTGTTCGGCGCGCCATTGCAGATGGTCGTGACCGAAGCAGCAGCGCCCCTTATCACCTGCCTCGTCGCGCATGCTGATCGGCATCTGACCTTGAAGCAAGCGTTCAACGGAAACTTCATCATCGGCGGCGGATGGACCGCAGGTCTCGATCCGGTTCACCAGCACCCCCGACCGTCGTTTTCCAGTCTTGAAGGCAATCTTTGGGTTGCCCAGCATGTCGTGCCCGCCCTTCGCAAGCTGAACGTCATTCGCAGCTGGGCGGCGATGAACATCAATATCGATGGCGCCCCGATCCTCGGAGAGCACCCGTCGCAGCCTGGGTTTTTCAACGCGGTCACATCGAACGGCTACACACTCGGCCCGCTGATCGGACATCTCACGGCTCAGCTGGTGCTTGGGCGCGAGACCGGTCAGGCGCTGCAGCCTTTTTCCATATCCCGCTTCTCGAAAGGTCGATCATGA
- a CDS encoding amino acid ABC transporter ATP-binding protein, translating to MIEITGITKFYGSFEVLKNCSVKVERGEVIVVCGPSGSGKSTLIKCVNGLEPFDQGSIRVHGIEVGDPKTDLPNLRTRVGMVFQNFELFPHLTIIENIMLAQKIVLGRTAVSAEKKAMELLDRVGLVEQAKKYPSQLSGGQQQRVAIARALAMDPLAMLFDEPTSALDPEMISEVLDVMTGLAKDGMTMMVVTHEMGFARRVATRVIFIDQGEILEDCPSEEFFSGKHNPRTEAFLGKILQH from the coding sequence ATGATCGAGATCACAGGCATCACAAAATTCTACGGCAGCTTCGAGGTGCTGAAGAACTGTTCCGTAAAGGTGGAAAGAGGCGAAGTCATCGTCGTTTGCGGGCCTTCAGGATCCGGCAAATCCACGCTCATTAAATGCGTCAACGGCCTGGAGCCCTTTGACCAGGGTTCGATCCGTGTCCACGGCATCGAAGTCGGGGATCCGAAAACGGATCTGCCAAACCTGCGCACCCGCGTCGGGATGGTTTTTCAGAATTTCGAGCTCTTTCCGCATCTGACGATCATAGAGAACATCATGCTAGCCCAGAAGATCGTCCTCGGTCGTACGGCAGTCAGTGCCGAAAAGAAGGCTATGGAGCTTCTCGATCGCGTCGGTTTGGTCGAACAAGCAAAGAAATATCCTAGCCAGCTTTCGGGCGGCCAGCAGCAACGTGTCGCGATTGCCCGTGCCCTGGCCATGGATCCGCTCGCCATGCTTTTCGACGAGCCGACCTCGGCACTCGATCCGGAGATGATTTCGGAGGTTCTCGATGTGATGACCGGGCTCGCGAAGGACGGAATGACGATGATGGTGGTGACGCACGAGATGGGTTTCGCCCGCCGAGTCGCCACCAGAGTCATCTTCATCGACCAGGGCGAGATCCTTGAGGATTGCCCGAGCGAAGAATTTTTTTCGGGGAAACACAATCCAAGGACGGAAGCGTTTCTCGGCAAGATTCTTCAGCATTGA
- a CDS encoding DUF3830 family protein gives MKLKITAGPFTFDAKLEVEKAPKTAEAFLKHLPFSGEIVHVRWSGEGVWIPLGDKDFGVGYENHTSHPAPGHIILYPGGISETEILLAYGGVDFSSKMGQLAGNHFITITSDLDKLAELGVMTLWRGAQAIKFEVA, from the coding sequence ATGAAACTGAAAATTACCGCAGGCCCGTTCACTTTCGATGCCAAGCTGGAGGTCGAGAAAGCGCCGAAAACCGCGGAGGCGTTCTTGAAGCACCTGCCCTTCAGCGGGGAGATTGTGCACGTTCGCTGGTCGGGCGAGGGCGTCTGGATTCCGCTCGGAGACAAGGACTTCGGCGTCGGCTATGAAAACCACACGAGCCATCCCGCCCCTGGTCATATCATTCTGTATCCCGGTGGGATCAGCGAGACGGAAATTCTGCTTGCCTATGGCGGTGTCGACTTCTCGTCAAAAATGGGCCAGCTTGCCGGAAACCACTTCATCACCATCACCTCTGATTTGGACAAGCTCGCTGAACTGGGCGTAATGACGCTTTGGCGGGGTGCCCAGGCAATCAAGTTTGAGGTTGCGTAG